Below is a window of Bacteroidales bacterium DNA.
AGTGCGGTAAAATTCATTTTTTTAGATTATAAACTCCTTATTTTCTGATGTTTGTTTTTTTGGAATTTTAAATTTTTAGCAAATGTCACAACTCAGGAACAATCCATTTTTTGGGGTAAAAATGAAAAAATCAGACGTTGATTTATTATAAAAGTTATGAAAAAATACGGATTAATAAATCATATATTATCATAATTTTTCTGCGTTAATCTGTGTCTGATTTTTTTAACGTTGATAAAAAACTTTACTGAACTTTGAAAGTTTAGTAAAGTACCCCATTGTTCTATATCAAAGGAATTAATAATTCAACTCTTGTGCCCGAAGCGTTTCCGTTGGCATCTTTAAGGTCGGTATATGTTATTTCGATATTCATGTTTTTTATAGCATGAAGAATATCCATGCGCTGCTTGTTTATTGCAGTACCGAATGATTGATGTTTTATGTTTTTTATCCGTTTTAGTTCCATTGCTTTTTCACGTCCTATGCCGTTATCTTCTATACTGCATAAAATATATTCTTTTTCATTAACTTTCTTTAAACTGCATTCGAGCAGTAATTTCTTTTCTCCTTCTTTTGGCACAAGTGCGTGTAGTATGGCATTTTCGATATATGGCTGAATAAGCAAAGGAGGTATTTCATTTTCTTCGGGGTTTATTTTTTCTTCAATTTTTACTTCGAAGCTAAAGCAATCATCAAACCTTAGCGATTCGAGTTCAACATATAGTTTAACGGCAGTTATTTCATCATTTATAGGTACAAGCTGACTTTGGCTGTTTTTTAAAATCAACCGCATTAAGCTTGCAAACTTACTCAAGTATCTGCTCGATTCGAGTTTTTCGTTTTTTAAAATAAAATTATTTATTGAATTTAATGAATTGAAAATAAAATGCGGATTCATTTGCTTGCCCAATGCCTGAAACATAAAATGATTGAGGTTTTTTTCGAGTTTGTTCCGGTTTTTTATATTCCTTATTGTTATAATATATATTGATGAAATTATTATAAAAATTACAAATACAACTATAGTTCTGAACCACCATGTTTGCCAGTATGGTGGATTAATTACAAAATCAATAGTAGCAGGTTTGCTGCTCCATACTCCATCTTCGTTGCTTGCATAAACTATAAATTTATATTGCCCATGTGGTATAAAGGGATATGTTATTGTATTTATAGTTGAATAATGCCAGTTATCATCTATGCCTTGAAGCTTGTATTTATATAAAAGTTTTCCCGCATTTCTGTATGAAAGTCCAACAAATGAAATATTAATGTAATTCTGATTATATTTTAAAGTATAATTACTTTTAATGGAAGTATCCTTTTCCATTATGCGCATTTTTGTGATATAAACCGGAGGCGCAATTTTATTGGTTGAAACTTTGTAATAATTAAATATTGTTATTCCCTGTTTAGTGGCAAGATAAACATTGGAATCATTCACATAAACTTTATTGATTTCATTTGAAATCAATCCTTTTATGGTTGTATAATTTTCAATCTTAAAATCATTTAATTTTACCGTATTCAAAATTATTTTATTCAATCCATTAAGTGTAGCAACCCATAATACTTCTTTGCTATAACATAATGAAGTGATTTTGTTGCTTGTAAGTCCGTTTTTAATTGAGAACTGTTGTTTTAAAGAATCGCCCGATAATACTAATACTCCGTAATCATCTGTTCCTACAAAGACCACGCCATTAATCTCACAAACATCGTTTATTCTATTTTTTAGGAGTTTGTTTTTATTTCCATAGTTAACATATTTATAAGTAATATTTTTATTTGAACCTTTTTCATGTAATTTCCACAACCCGTTTATTGTTGCCAACCATATTCCACCATCTTTGCTTTCGGATAGTGAATATGTTTTTAGTTCAAAATCCTGACATAAATAACTATCATAAATAATAATATCATTATTAACTTTAACTAAACCATGATTCACACCAAGAAATAAATATTTGTTTTTTAATAAAATATTATAAACAATATAAGAAGGTTGATAAAGTGAAATAGTCCTTTTATCTACTTTATGTTTATTAAAGTAACTGTATAAAACATTATCAGTTACATTGCGAATTTTTTTTAATTTTCCATTAAAAAAATAATATAAATATTGTGAAGTTCCAAACCATATTTTGTTGTTTAAAGTATCATTATAGAAACAATATATATCAGATTTAACTTCATCGGGAACTTGTTTATATTTTAATTTGTGTTTATCTATTGACATTAAAATACCATTACTCTTACCTGCTTTAAAAGAATTATTTTTTTTAAAAATAATGCAATTAACATTATTATCGGTATTTTTTTCATCAAAATAATTTTGTATTTTAAGTGAAGGAATATAATAAACTCCATCATCGAGTGTTGTAACCCACATACCCTTTTCATTATCTATTAATGTTGATGAAACAGATTTTCCGGGAAAATAATTTTCAGGAGGATTATCAAAATCACCTTTTCGATAACAATGTAACCCATTTTTATAAATCGATAGCCAAATATTATTTTCAATGTCCTTGCTCAACCATGTAATAAAAGAAGGGTATTTTATTAGTTTATCAAGTTTATAATTTTTAATAATGTGTAAGTGTGAACTATAAGAATATAAAAAAAGATTTGTGTAATTTTCAATAAAAAAACTCAAATTATTAATTTTTTTTTCAGGTGAAAATGGAATTATAAATTTAAAATTGCTATTAATTTTATGTATAGATATTCTTGCTTTTCCTTTTATGACATGGTCAGTTCCCACCTGATAAGTTTCTTCTTTTTTGGGAAGCAACACGCAAGGTCTAATTAATCCAAAATCATTTTTTGTAACATTTCCTTTATCAGTAATTTCAATTAAGCCATAATAATGTACACTAATAAAAACATGTTCATTTTTATTAACTCTAAATCCTAACTTAACATAATTTGGAGTTTCCTTAAAAACTTTTTGCAGTTGTTCATTGTATTTATACTTATATATTTTGCCATTATAGTAATACGAAAGTTTGCACGAAACCGATATAAACCATAATCTTCCTTTGTAGTCCTCGTATATTTCGAGAGTTGAATTTTCAGGCAATCCGTTTGAGGTATTAAAGTTTTCGAATTTATATCCATCAAATCTGCTCACACCATTGTTGGTTGCAAACCACATATAACCCTGCCTATCCTGAATTACATGAAAAACTTCCGACGAAGGCAAGCCGTCTTTTACAGAGTATTGTTTAAAAAGAGGTGTTTGTGAATATGAAAAAAATATAATCCAGATAAGTAATATAAACAGACAAATTCTTTTTGACATAAAGCTAAATTTGGTTCTATAATGGACATTGCAGGTAATAAGAATTGCTACAGATTATTCGCTTTTTTTTTCTTTTTAAGATGCTCATGAGAACGCTTCGGTTAAGTTCTTAGATTATAAAATAATTATTTTTGTTACTAAACTTTTAAAGTTTAGTAAAGCTTAATAAGAAAAATTTAATTTATTTTACAATCCAATGGATTACCACACAGGAATTTTTCAACATCAATTGCAGCCATGCAACCCGAGCCGGCGGCGGTTATTGCCTGACGGTAAATTTCGTCCTGAACATCTCCTGCAGCAAACACTCCCTGTACGCTTGTTTGAGTAGTTCCGTGTTTTGTAATTATGTAGCCGTTTTCATTTGTCTCAAGTTGACCTCTAAAAACTTCGGTGTTTGGATGATGTCCGATGGCAACAAAGAATCCCTGAATATCTAGTTTTACTTCCTTTTTATTTTTTAAATCTTCAAGCAATAACCCTTCAACAGCATGTTCGCCGAGAATATCCTTTATAATATGACTGTAAAGAATTTTAATATTAGGAATTTTTGAAATTTTTTCCTGCATATATTTTGAAGCACGGAATTCATTTCTTCTGTGAATTAAATAAACAGTTTTGCAAATTCCCGCAAGATATGAAGCTTCTTCAGTAGCAGTATCGCCGCCGCCTACAATAGCAACATCCTGTTCTTTGTAGAAAAATCCGTCGCACTGGGCACAAGCAGAAACTCCGAATCCAGCAAGTCTTTTTTCCGATTCAATTCCGAGCCATTTTGCAGTTGCACCGGTAGCAATAATTATTGTTTCTGCTAATATTTGTTTATTATCATCAGTAAAAATCGCAAAAGGTCTTTTAGAAAAATCAACCTTGGAAATTAATCCGAACCGTATTTGAGTATCAAATTTTTCTGTTTGCTTCTGCATAAGTTCCATGAGTTCCGGTCCACCAACACCACGCGGAAAACCAGGAAAATTTTCGACATCAGAAGTTATGGTTAATTGTCCGCCGGGTTGTAATCCCTGATACAAAACAGGATTTAATCCGGCTCTCGCTGTGTATATAGCGGCAGTATATCCGGCAGGTCCGGAACCTATTATCAGGACTCTTATTTTTTCAATCTCTTCGCTCATGATTTTTTACAGTTTAACAATTCAGCAATTTAACAATACAATTTATGTTTTTATTTAACCAATTCATTAAAGTAGCTAAGATATTTATTTTTCTGCGATTCGAAAGAATATTTTTCTTCAACGGTTTTTCTTCCGTTAACTCCGAATTTTTTTCGTAAATCTTCCGAATCTATCAGTAATGAAAGCTTTTCAACCCATTCTTCATTTTCGCATGCAAGATAACCATTAACACAATTTTCAATTATATCAGTATTAACTCCTACGGGCGACATTATTGCAGGTATTTCCAAAGCCATATACTGAAGTCCCTTGAAACCGCATTTTCCTTTTGCCCACTCATCATCGGGAAGTGGCATGATGCCGATATCAAATTCACTCATATCTTCAATTTCTTTTTCTTTGCTCCATTTGCAGAAAGTGAATTCAACTTCGTTTGAATGAAAAGGAACGTCGGAAATCATTTTAAAATAAACTTTATCGTTGTATATTTCTTTTATTTTTTTCAGAAAGGGAACAGCAAGTTGAAGATGTTTCAAAGTAGTTGAAGAGCCAGTCCATCCTATACAAATTCTGTTGTCTTTTTTAAAAATCGATTTTTTTTTATAAAGAAAAGCGTCAATTGTTGTGGGAACAATTTTAACATTTTTGTTTTTTTGCAGTGCAAAATCAGCGAGGTATGAATTACCAACAAAAACCATATCTGAAAGTTGGGTTATTTCAGATGTTTTCATGGGATTTTTCAGCCATGCAAGATTATTGTTGCCTTCGGAAACATCGTTAAGCCATATTGCATCGTCGAAATCAAGAATTATTTTTGCTTTTGATTTTTTAAATTGTTTTTCAAAAAATGTTGTTCCCAGCATAAATGCTTCGCGATAGATGAAAATAATATTAAATTCCGAAGCCCGCTGTAAATCTTTTAACCGGTGAAAAAAACTTTTTAATAATATTCTGAATTTTTGAAAATATTTACTTTTTGAATAAAAAGCAATATCATCTTTTTCGTTAATTATATATGAAATTTCGTAATCGTAACCGTTACTTTTAAGGAAGCTGAGATATTGTTCGAAGCGAAATCGTTGTCCCGGAGACCTTCCCGGACGATGAGGTGCTATATATAAAATCTTCTTCACTCCAAATAATAATTCTGATTATACTTTAATTTTAAGGTTTGCGAGCAGCGATTCGAAAAGAATTCTGCCGTCGGTATTAAATAATTCTTCGTCTGATGCTCTTTCGGGATGGGGCATCATTCCGAAAACATTTCTGTTTTTATTGCAAATGCCTGCAATATTATCGAGTGAACCATTAGGGTTTGAAGCATCGGAGCAGATTCCTTTCTCATCACAATACCTGAATAATATCTGGGCGTTTTTTTTAAGGTTTTCGAGAGTTGTGTCATCAGCGTAAAATCTGCCTTCAGCATGAGCAATAGGTATTTTAAGGGGCTTTTTTAAATCAGTTTCAGAAGTTAAAATTGTATTTTTTGTTTCGGTTTTTATATAAATATTTTTACAAATAAATTTCTGATTTATATTACGCAGCAAGGCACCCGGCAATAACCCCGCTTCACAGAGGATTTGAAATCCATTGCAAATGCCCATGAGATAACCGCCGTTTTTTGCGTATTCAATAATTTTTTCCATTATCGGAGAAAACCTTGCTATTGCTCCGGAACGAAGATAATCGCCATAAGAAAAACCACCAGGAAGTATTATGAATTGGCAGTTTTGAAGGTTTGTATCTTTGTGCCAGAGTTTAACCACTTCTTGCTTCATGATGGTTTCAAGCACATAAATAATATCCTGGTCGCAGTTTGAGCCCGGAAAAATAACAACACCGAATTTCATTTTATTTTAATTTTGTTTCAAAGATAATAAAAATTGAAAATTAAACAATTTAGCAATTCAACAATGCAACAAAAAACCAGTTTTCAAATAAATTTAAAAACAACAACAGCAGACACAATGAGCCATAGTACTGTTTCTGCAAATTTTTTGTTTTTATTTTCCATGAGATATTTAGAAATAAAAATTGTAACAGGAATATAAATCAGCAAGAAATGAGTTATTGATTTTTTATTAAGAAATAAAAAAGTAATTATAAAAAATAAGAAAAACCATATTAATATGGAATGAAATTTCCGGAGTTTTATGATATATTCCGCAACACCCCTGATTTTTTTAATCCACGAAAAAACTATAATTAAAGTTATTATTAAAATAAAAATAAAATAAATATCAGCAATAAAATATATTCTTGAAGTTAATGTTCCGTAGAAATGTGAAGTAAAAAAATAATCAAGTTTATCGAACCAGAAATAATAAGTAAGTACAAAGCAGTAGGGGAGCAGGAATCCGGAGAATAAAATGAACAATTCCCTTAAATTTGTTGAACGCAGAATAATCAAACTTATAAAAGCAACCGGTAAAATAAAAGCCGAGGGAAAATAAAAAAGTGAAGCAATTGAGATGAAAAACGAAGAATTGAAAATGTTTTTATCACTTTTTTCTTCTTTTTCATAAAAAAGTAAAGTGGAATTTAATGCAAGCAGAATAAACAAATTTGCAATAATAACAGGATTGAAATTTATGAATGTATTGTTGCTGCATAAAAGTAAAATATAAATAAATGCTGTGAGATAGCTGTTTTTTATAAATTCGAGATTTGTAGCAATATTATTGATGATTAATGCCTGTGAAATAATTAAAATTATTCCTGTTAACATTGAAACAATTTTAAATGAGTTTATAAAACCGGCTAATATCTCAAAAAACGGCATTGCTCCCGATGTATTTATTTCGGCAGGTTGGGCAAATGACAGCAAAAACAAAATAATAGCAACAAGAGGAATGAAGATAAGAGTAATAGTATGACTTGAAGAGAAAAATTTTAACATTTTAATATTTCAATATATCTAATTTTGTTAAAGGTCGTTTATTTTTGTGCCATATAAAATCTTTCAGATATAAGTTGCTTCTGTCGTTATTTTTGGGTGGATGAAGCACAGCTTTTGGTTTGCTGATGAATTTAATTCTTTTAACCTTTTTGTCTTTAAGATAAATTATCAGGTTAGCTGCTTCGGCTTTGTTAATGCCCATATACAATCCTTTATCATCTTCAACATAATAAATAGTTTCTCCGTTGCCGTTTACCATAACTTTATACAACTGATTATTTTTTACATAACCGAGCATGTTTCTTCCTTTTATCTGGTTATATCTGCCTGTGTCTTTCTGCGAGATTATAAATGCATTTTCATTCATGTATATTGATTCTATCTCTTTATTTTTTAATCTTATTTCGGTGTATTTTGCTGTAAGCTGATTTTCATCTGACCATAAAATAGGAGTAATATAAAGTTTTATTATGGAATCACTGAGTGCATATACAAGCGAATCGCACATTCCCTGCATATCCGATTTGAAAAACTTTGCTTTATGATAGGCAAATAATGTTTTGTGTTTTTTTGTTGAATCGGAAACTGATTTTAAAGTATCGGCATGGAGAAAAAGCGTGTCTTCTTCCATAATCTGACTTAAAAATGTTTTTCCTGTAATAAATAAATTTCCTGTTTTTTCATAATACTCCGAATAATCTCCGGTTACAGTTATTTTCTGCAAAGTATCAATTAGAATTACTTTGCCAATGGCTTTTCCAAAACCTTTATTTCTGTCGAAAAATAAACTGTCGCTTTTTATTGTTTGCTCTTTGCTTATGAGGTATGCATTTTTGTTAAACTGCGATATATCTGTATGTGAATTATACCAACCGTTTTCACAATAAATAAAATCCGAATCGCTCTTAATTGTTGTAGGACCCAGAAAATACGATGTTTTTGTTGCAGTATTATAAAGTAATGTATCACATTTAGTAACGTAATCGGGATTTATGAGCACTACATTTTTTTTAAAATAGAATTCATTTTTACCGGAATAAAAATAGCCGTAAGTGCTTGTCAGGGTATTTTCTTTGTCAACAATCTTTCCGCCGGTTGTGTATATTCCGGTGTTTTTGTTTTCATCAAATGTTAAATGTGTAGTAGTAAGAGTAATTTGTTTGTCTTTTAATATCACGTTACCTTGTATGTCGGCAATTTTTGTGTTGCCGTTATAATGAAGTATGTCGCCATATAAATTTGTAGTGTCGCTTTGCCGTACGTGAACTTTGCTGTATGCTATTAATGTATTATCTTCGCTGTTTAAATGAGCACTGTCGCAGTAAATATATACCTTGCCCTGCCACATAACCACATTCCCAATTAATCTTTTTATATTTTCGCCCATGCTTTTGTCAAATTCAAGCGAGTTTGCATTAAATTCAATTTTTTGCTTGTTTTGCGCAAAAGCCCAAATGCTATGCAAAAATAAAATGACTGTTATAAAAACAATAAAATATTTTTTACTTTTTTCCACTAACAAAATTGCTTTCTGAAAAATGGTTATCAAATCAATTAATAAAAAACAAAGATAATTGAATTTTATTATTTGGGAATATATTAGATTTTTTCGGAACTATTACAAATCTGCTAAACCACTTGCGAATTAAATTACTTGCTTATAACTTTAAATTCGGTACGTCGGTTGAGCTGTCGTCCTTTTTCGTTATCATTGGGAGCAACAGGTTGTGTGAAGCCATATCCTGCAGATGTCAATCTGCTTTTATCAATACCTTTGTTTAGCAAATAATCAACAACTGCTTTTGCTCTGTTTTCGGATAGTTTCTGATTATATTTGGCATTTCCTTTATTGTCGGTATGTCCGGAGATTTCAATTTTCAGAGTAGGCATATCCTGCAGTAATTTCAAAACTCTATCAAGTTCGGGAATTGAGGCTTTGCGAAGTGTTGATTTATTAAAGTCGAAGAAAATATTATTAAGAACGACTTTTGTTCCTGCTTCAATTTTCTTTAATGCAAAATCTTTTTTAACTTCAATGTATTCATAAGACAAAGGAATGTTTACATTTTCAGAGCTGAACATGTATCCATCGGCTTTTACGGTAACGCCGAAATTTTTTCCTGAAGGAATTGTAACAAGATATTCTCCGGTTTTATTGTCCGCCTGAATTGTAGAAATAACTTTATTTTGTTCGTTGTCGGTAATTTCAATTTCAGCTTTTATAGGTTTATTATCTGCAGCATCGGTAACAATTCCTTTAAGTCCTATCATTGATTTTTCCCTTATTTCAACAGGTTTTTCGAGCATAACTTCGCTCACAGGCTGGGCAATTGATGCGATTAAATTATCCTCCTGACTATTTATAACCGGTTTATCGGTGATATAAGTTATTTTATAAATATCGCTTCCGCCGATTCCGTTTTCCCTGTTTGATGAATAATAAGCAAAATTTGTTTTGTTGCCGAAAGCAAAATAGGTAAAATCATCACACGGCGTATTAACAGGAAAGCCCAAATTCTTGGGCTCAGACCATTTGCCATTTTCATTAACCGATTTAAAAACATCGAACCCACCCATTGAATTATGTCCTTTGGAAGAAAAATACAGAGTTTTACCATCAGCAGTAATGAAAGGAAATTCTTCGTCATAAACAGTATTTATAGTACTGCCGAGATTCAAAGGTTTTGTCCATCTGCCTTTTTCGTCTTTTGTACATAAATAAATATCGCTTCCTCCTATACCATCTTTTTTATTACTCACAAAATATAATGTGTTTCCATCAGGTGTGATTGCAGCGGAAGATTCGTGATTACGTTTTGAGTTAATTTCTTTACTCAACCTATCGGGTCTTGTCCAGCGTTTATCTTTATAAAATTCGGAAATATACAAATCACCATGTTTAGAGCCGTCATAAATGAGCATAATTTTTCCATCGCCCGACAAACCTGCAACAGCACTATTATCTTTTGCATTAGATGAATTGTCGTAATTTTCAGCGTTGCTCCATAATTTATTACTCATTTTCGTAACAAAAATATCTTCAAAATATTTATTATCAACCCTGCATATTTTTTCTCTGTTATTTTCTTTTCGTCGTGATGTGAAAAGCAAAGTTGATTCGTCGGAAGTTAGCACGGGAAAATAATCATCATACTTTGAATTTACAACACTGCTAAAATTATCAATAAAACATTTTACGGGAGACTTTGCCAGTATTTTTCCGTTTTCACATTCTGTAATTTTTTTATCAACATTATTGTTTGGATTTGCTACTCCATTTTGGTTTATATTTTTTTTATATAAATTGTATTCTTTAATTGCATCGTCCCACTTCATCGAAAACTGGTATGCTTGTCCAAGGTAATAATGCGCTTCATTTAAAGAAGTTTCATTAAGTTTTATAGCTTTAATTAAAAATTCAGTGGCTTTGCTTTTTTCATTTGTACACAGATATGTTTTTCCTATTTTTAAATTAAGTGCTGCATTGTTGGGATTAAAGTTATTTGCCTGCAAATAACATTCTAATGCATTATCATAATCTATTCCGCCAAGTTGAAAATATTCATCGCCTTTTTTTATTTGCTTTTTAGCTTTTCTTAATTCACCTTTTTTATCATGAAAAATGCTTTTTGTAAATTCTACATTCTGTGATTTTACAAAAAATCCGGTAGTTAATATTGATAAAATAAATATTATTCTGGTAATAATTTTCATCTGTTTAAATTTTGTAAGTAATTAATAATTCTGCTGTTAATTTGCTGTTCTGTTTTTTTAGCTTTTTTAGTTACTCGCTCCCGCAAAAGTCCACCCCCTCAACCCGCTCGTGAATATCCATGCATTTCTTCGTTGAAAATAGCACTGAATTTTTAATCATTTACGGTTTGTGCAACTTTTTTTGATTGCATGGATATTTCATAAAAAAATAATTTAAAGCATTAAAATATAGGACAAATCTATATTAAATTTGTTAAATTAACAAGAACGAAAAAAAATTAGTTCTATAACGTTTTATATAAATAAAAAAACCACAGATTCACGGATTTTAAAAACAATAATTTTAAATCTGTGAATCTGTGGCAAATTTATTTTTTACTTTATTTCAAGCGTACTCCCGCTTTGTATTTCAATATCGTTTTTTAATAAAACATCATTTGCGCTAATTTTTAATTATTTTTTTTGTAACTGATAAATTATTATTTAAAATCCGAACAAAGTAAATACCGCTTTTAAAAGAAGTCATATCAGTTTTATAAGTCGTAATATCTTTTAAATTTATTTTTGATTCAATAATACCAAGCATATTATAAATAATAATACTTCCATCAAATAAACTGTGAAAAGTGAAATTTAATTCTTTCTGCACAGGATTAGGTTTTATTTCAATTATATTATTTTTACTTTTTTCTATAACATTAACTGAAAAATAAAAACAAGTATCTGTTGCCTCTTGAAGTTTATTTTTATAAACATATTTTCCATCCTTGGAAACGCATAATAACAGACGGGGAGGTTCAGAACAAGAATAACCACTTGCCTGAAAAAAAACACCGAAAGTTGGTCCTATTCCTTCAATAAAAGTCAATTTTTGTTCTGGCCAATCAACATAATTAAACCTTATTTTTTTGCAACTATTTTCATAATAAACAGAATCAACAATTGCAATTGAATCTGTAAAAGTATTAGGGTTCATTTTAAATGTATCACCAACATTCAAATTCAAATCCATCGACAAGTATTCTTTTTCCTCATAAGAATCATATAACCACAGTTTACCATTAAGTGTGTCTTCATTTATAAAAAGACATTTATTATAATAAGAAGCTAAACAAATGTTTCCTCCATCTGCAAATACTATTTTTTTATACTTTCTAGTATTTATTATAGTATCAGAACAGATTGTATCTGGACATACGGTAAAACTATATGTTGCGAATCCATCACAAATTTCAACCGAAATATTCCATTCAGTAAAATTTTTTCCGTATATTGATTTATACGTTTGGCTAAACGCATTTATCGAAATCAATAAATTTATTGTAACGATAAGGCAAACAATAAATATTTTTTTCATAATATTTGATTTTAAAATTAATAAAATTATTTAGTTTATATAAAAAAGATGGTATCTTCGGAAAGATACCATCTTTACTAAATTTACGGATTCATTTTTTTAATTTCACCATAAGTTAAATCGCTTAATCCGCCTGCATCAATAGTTATATTATCATCGGTATTTATTTCGAGCACTCCATTGTTTATTAAAGTTAATTTACCTCCCGATTCTACAACAACATTTGCACTGTTTATAGTTCCATTGCCACTATACCGAAATAAGTTTTATTGTTTTATTATTTTTTTTATTTCTACATTCTTATTATTTACAATCTTTATAAAGTAAACTCCGCTCTGTAGTTCACTAATATCAACATCTGTTTTATTGTTTTTAATTTGTTGCTTTATCAATTCTTCACCGTTTAGGTTATAAATTGTAATAATGCTTTGTTCTTCTTTTTTTGGGAGTTCTATTGTTATTTGTGTGCTTGCAGGATTTGGATATATTTTTGAATTTATTCCCATTGAATTAATATCCTCAACGCTTCCTGCAAAATCATTAATTTGAAAATCATCATACATAAGTCCATCCAAATTATTTTGAATAGAATCGCTTACAAAAGAAAACCGAAACAAAATTGTATCTCCATGGGCACCGGGTAAAAGATTAAGACCACTAACACCAAAAGAAAAATGAATCCATCCATTTGAATTACCTGTAAGGACAGGTTTAGGTGGTATGTACATTACATAAAATTTATATAAAGTATCATTAATATTAACCCATGTTGTTCCATTATCATACGAAAACTCAATAGTTCCATAATCTTTTAGTGTATCCGAATTAACTTTATAATAACCTCCAATGAGGGTCATTCCTTCACCAGAAAAACCACCTGCTGGATAATCTAAAATAATAAATGAAGAAATATTGTTTTTCGGATAAGAATACAAAGTATCAGTTACAATTGCATTTGGTATGGAATGAGCACTTGTAAAAACAGTTTTTTGAGGTTCCCCGATTTGCCATAAGTTATTTGGATTACTAATCGTATCTATAAATAAATGTGATAAATTATTTGTGTCATCAAAATTTATATTATAAACAGCATCTCTTTTTTGGCAAAAAACACTTGTAATGCAAAATACAAGTACAATAAAAGTAAATATTTTTTTCATAAAGCTTAGTTGAAACTAAAATCCCCCATACAAAAATATGATTTTATATTTATGTATGGGGGATATTTGGTTTTACTTTAATACACCACCACCTTTTTATTTACAACACTCCCATTTGCAAAAATGCACTGTGCAATATAAACTCCTTTTTTAATTGAATTTAAAGGCAAGCTGCAATTACCATTGCAATTATTCCATTCATGTATTGTTTGCCCCGAAACTGAAATAAGTTTTATTGCTTTTATTTTTTCTGCTCCTGTTATTTGTAACTCCTGCAATTGCCGGTTATATATAATTTGTGGGACTTTATTATTTATTTGTTTATTTG
It encodes the following:
- a CDS encoding histidine kinase, encoding MSKRICLFILLIWIIFFSYSQTPLFKQYSVKDGLPSSEVFHVIQDRQGYMWFATNNGVSRFDGYKFENFNTSNGLPENSTLEIYEDYKGRLWFISVSCKLSYYYNGKIYKYKYNEQLQKVFKETPNYVKLGFRVNKNEHVFISVHYYGLIEITDKGNVTKNDFGLIRPCVLLPKKEETYQVGTDHVIKGKARISIHKINSNFKFIIPFSPEKKINNLSFFIENYTNLFLYSYSSHLHIIKNYKLDKLIKYPSFITWLSKDIENNIWLSIYKNGLHCYRKGDFDNPPENYFPGKSVSSTLIDNEKGMWVTTLDDGVYYIPSLKIQNYFDEKNTDNNVNCIIFKKNNSFKAGKSNGILMSIDKHKLKYKQVPDEVKSDIYCFYNDTLNNKIWFGTSQYLYYFFNGKLKKIRNVTDNVLYSYFNKHKVDKRTISLYQPSYIVYNILLKNKYLFLGVNHGLVKVNNDIIIYDSYLCQDFELKTYSLSESKDGGIWLATINGLWKLHEKGSNKNITYKYVNYGNKNKLLKNRINDVCEINGVVFVGTDDYGVLVLSGDSLKQQFSIKNGLTSNKITSLCYSKEVLWVATLNGLNKIILNTVKLNDFKIENYTTIKGLISNEINKVYVNDSNVYLATKQGITIFNYYKVSTNKIAPPVYITKMRIMEKDTSIKSNYTLKYNQNYINISFVGLSYRNAGKLLYKYKLQGIDDNWHYSTINTITYPFIPHGQYKFIVYASNEDGVWSSKPATIDFVINPPYWQTWWFRTIVVFVIFIIISSIYIITIRNIKNRNKLEKNLNHFMFQALGKQMNPHFIFNSLNSINNFILKNEKLESSRYLSKFASLMRLILKNSQSQLVPINDEITAVKLYVELESLRFDDCFSFEVKIEEKINPEENEIPPLLIQPYIENAILHALVPKEGEKKLLLECSLKKVNEKEYILCSIEDNGIGREKAMELKRIKNIKHQSFGTAINKQRMDILHAIKNMNIEITYTDLKDANGNASGTRVELLIPLI
- the trxB gene encoding thioredoxin-disulfide reductase, producing the protein MSEEIEKIRVLIIGSGPAGYTAAIYTARAGLNPVLYQGLQPGGQLTITSDVENFPGFPRGVGGPELMELMQKQTEKFDTQIRFGLISKVDFSKRPFAIFTDDNKQILAETIIIATGATAKWLGIESEKRLAGFGVSACAQCDGFFYKEQDVAIVGGGDTATEEASYLAGICKTVYLIHRRNEFRASKYMQEKISKIPNIKILYSHIIKDILGEHAVEGLLLEDLKNKKEVKLDIQGFFVAIGHHPNTEVFRGQLETNENGYIITKHGTTQTSVQGVFAAGDVQDEIYRQAITAAGSGCMAAIDVEKFLCGNPLDCKIN
- a CDS encoding glycosyltransferase, producing MKKILYIAPHRPGRSPGQRFRFEQYLSFLKSNGYDYEISYIINEKDDIAFYSKSKYFQKFRILLKSFFHRLKDLQRASEFNIIFIYREAFMLGTTFFEKQFKKSKAKIILDFDDAIWLNDVSEGNNNLAWLKNPMKTSEITQLSDMVFVGNSYLADFALQKNKNVKIVPTTIDAFLYKKKSIFKKDNRICIGWTGSSTTLKHLQLAVPFLKKIKEIYNDKVYFKMISDVPFHSNEVEFTFCKWSKEKEIEDMSEFDIGIMPLPDDEWAKGKCGFKGLQYMALEIPAIMSPVGVNTDIIENCVNGYLACENEEWVEKLSLLIDSEDLRKKFGVNGRKTVEEKYSFESQKNKYLSYFNELVK
- the purQ gene encoding phosphoribosylformylglycinamidine synthase subunit PurQ, whose product is MKFGVVIFPGSNCDQDIIYVLETIMKQEVVKLWHKDTNLQNCQFIILPGGFSYGDYLRSGAIARFSPIMEKIIEYAKNGGYLMGICNGFQILCEAGLLPGALLRNINQKFICKNIYIKTETKNTILTSETDLKKPLKIPIAHAEGRFYADDTTLENLKKNAQILFRYCDEKGICSDASNPNGSLDNIAGICNKNRNVFGMMPHPERASDEELFNTDGRILFESLLANLKIKV